A section of the Oncorhynchus tshawytscha isolate Ot180627B linkage group LG09, Otsh_v2.0, whole genome shotgun sequence genome encodes:
- the LOC112257993 gene encoding myb/SANT-like DNA-binding domain-containing protein 2 isoform X1: protein MAAPSNADHSPEISTPLKIPKTEVPSPESEDLSDSNQYHSNPSTPNRFSPLNVGLSISGSAGRSGSACASNSFTACRGMSWTPSETNALIAVWGNERLTEARMQQLEVAGTVFSGKAPGPAMYERVSRALAELGYERTPSQCRERMKVMGDRTLRRCYSRVKEHGVGKRKSSYSIEQLEKVFGQGGWDSQMCAPVLINSSGLYQEMESDGSTMEDFSQEDWCNQVLASAFQEGEMETEETQPPKNARVLQLRPEPSEQVQKQEVMLNVVRILESVQVKWEHFQTWTDFSRLHLSNKLAIFGVGYNTRWREDIRYHYAEISSQVPLGKRLREYFNPEKAEGRVIMTKVQKMNWKNVYYKFLDITISEARCLELHMEVDWIPIAQARVTGCSNGTSKYLLPGGIPKTYGLYAIGYEDVVAELHYAGEDEAPASPLQHQDTDQSLPLSGSSGSGGPGSESVVRLGGRAGEGERTGAKVTYCYLGIAEERTLQQCLFQHFQSSGKHYSRREISAVTCFLQGNCTGQQTREEGLSLGPEHSAIYIKFIEVELDFLSAGSLLECLEIAVGYSLKYNNKEAL, encoded by the exons ATGGCGGCGCCCAGTAACGCTGATCATTCTCCAGAGATATCGACGCCTTTAAAGATACCGAAAACAGAAGTGCCATCACCAGAATCAGAAGATTTGAGCGACAGCAACCAATATCATTCCAATCCCTCCACACCTAATCGATTCTCGCCTCTCAACGTAGGTTTGTCGATTTCTGGGAGCGCAGGCCGAAGTGGATCGGCCTGTGCATCAAATAGCTTCACCGCTTGCCGAGGGATGTCGTGGACCCCGTCAGAAACAAACGCCCTTATTGCGGTATGGGGGAATGAAAGACTGACAGAGGCACGAATGCAGCAGCTGGAGGTTGCAGGCACCGTTTTCTCTGGAAAGGCTCCTGGTCCCGCAATGTACGAGCGGGTCTCACGAGCCCTAGCAGAGCTCGGCTACGAAAGGACCCCATCCCAATGCAGGGAAAGGATGAAGGTAATGGGGGACAGA ACGCTGCGACGGTGCTACAGCCGAGTGAAGGAGCACGGTGTCGGCAAGAGGAAGAGCAGCTACTCCATCGAGCAGCTGGAAAAGGTGTTTGGCCAGGGAGGCTGGGACTCCCAGATGTGTGCCCCCGTCCTCATCAACAGCAGTGGCCTGTACCAGGAGATGGAGTCTGACGGCAGCACCATGGAGGATTTCTCCCAGGAAGACTGGTGCAACCAGGTGCTGGCCTCGGCCTtccaggagggagagatggaaactG AGGAAACACAGCCACCAAAGAATGCCAGAGTCCTGCAGCTGCGACCTGAGCCTTCGGAGCAAGTCCA gaaacaggaagtgatgctgAACGTGGTGCGTATCCTGGAGTCGGTGCAGGTGAAGTGGGAGCACTTTCAGACGTGGACCGACTTCTCCCGGctacacctttccaacaagctgGCCATTTTTGGCGTGGGCTACAACACGCGCTGGCGTGAGGACATCCGCTACCACTACGCAGAGATCAGCTCCCAGGTGCCCCTTGGCAAGCGGCTGCGTGAGTACTTCAACCCAGAGAAGGCAGAGGGCCGTGTCATCATGACCAAAGTACAGAAGATGAACTGGAAGAACGTGTATTATAAGTTCCTGGACATCACCATTAGCGAAGCACGCTGCCTGGAACTGCACATGGAGGTGGACTGGATCCCCATAGCCCAGGCCAGGGTGACGGGCTGTAGCAACGGGACCTCCAAGTATCTCCTACCGGGGGGTATCCCCAAGACTTACGGCCTGTACGCCATAGGCTACGAGGACGTGGTGGCAGAGTTGCACTACGCAGGGGAGGATGAGGCTCCAGCCTCTCCACTGCAACACCAAGACACTGACCAGAGCTTGCCTCTCTCTGGGTCGTCGGGCTCCGGCGGGCCCGGGTCCGAGAGTGTGGTGAGGCTGGGGGGACGagcgggggagggggagaggactggggcCAAAGTGACCTACTGCTACCTGGGCATCGCAGAGGAGAGGACCTTACAGCAGTGTCTGTTCCAGCACTTTCAGAGCTCAGGCAAGCACTACAGCCGCAGGGAGATCTCGGCCGTAACATGCTTCCTCCAGGGGAATTGCACCGGCCAGCAGACCAGGGAAGAGGGCCTCTCCTTGGGCCCTGAACATTCGGCCATATACATTAAATTTATTGAGGTGGAGCTAGATTTCCTCTCTGCTGGCTCACTGTTGGAATGTCTAGAAATTGCAGTTGGTTACTCTTTAAAGTACAACAACAAAGAGGCGTTGTAA
- the LOC112257993 gene encoding myb/SANT-like DNA-binding domain-containing protein 2 isoform X2, protein MAAPSNADHSPEISTPLKIPKTEVPSPESEDLSDSNQYHSNPSTPNRFSPLNVGLSISGSAGRSGSACASNSFTACRGMSWTPSETNALIAVWGNERLTEARMQQLEVAGTVFSGKAPGPAMYERVSRALAELGYERTPSQCRERMKTLRRCYSRVKEHGVGKRKSSYSIEQLEKVFGQGGWDSQMCAPVLINSSGLYQEMESDGSTMEDFSQEDWCNQVLASAFQEGEMETEETQPPKNARVLQLRPEPSEQVQKQEVMLNVVRILESVQVKWEHFQTWTDFSRLHLSNKLAIFGVGYNTRWREDIRYHYAEISSQVPLGKRLREYFNPEKAEGRVIMTKVQKMNWKNVYYKFLDITISEARCLELHMEVDWIPIAQARVTGCSNGTSKYLLPGGIPKTYGLYAIGYEDVVAELHYAGEDEAPASPLQHQDTDQSLPLSGSSGSGGPGSESVVRLGGRAGEGERTGAKVTYCYLGIAEERTLQQCLFQHFQSSGKHYSRREISAVTCFLQGNCTGQQTREEGLSLGPEHSAIYIKFIEVELDFLSAGSLLECLEIAVGYSLKYNNKEAL, encoded by the exons ATGGCGGCGCCCAGTAACGCTGATCATTCTCCAGAGATATCGACGCCTTTAAAGATACCGAAAACAGAAGTGCCATCACCAGAATCAGAAGATTTGAGCGACAGCAACCAATATCATTCCAATCCCTCCACACCTAATCGATTCTCGCCTCTCAACGTAGGTTTGTCGATTTCTGGGAGCGCAGGCCGAAGTGGATCGGCCTGTGCATCAAATAGCTTCACCGCTTGCCGAGGGATGTCGTGGACCCCGTCAGAAACAAACGCCCTTATTGCGGTATGGGGGAATGAAAGACTGACAGAGGCACGAATGCAGCAGCTGGAGGTTGCAGGCACCGTTTTCTCTGGAAAGGCTCCTGGTCCCGCAATGTACGAGCGGGTCTCACGAGCCCTAGCAGAGCTCGGCTACGAAAGGACCCCATCCCAATGCAGGGAAAGGATGAAG ACGCTGCGACGGTGCTACAGCCGAGTGAAGGAGCACGGTGTCGGCAAGAGGAAGAGCAGCTACTCCATCGAGCAGCTGGAAAAGGTGTTTGGCCAGGGAGGCTGGGACTCCCAGATGTGTGCCCCCGTCCTCATCAACAGCAGTGGCCTGTACCAGGAGATGGAGTCTGACGGCAGCACCATGGAGGATTTCTCCCAGGAAGACTGGTGCAACCAGGTGCTGGCCTCGGCCTtccaggagggagagatggaaactG AGGAAACACAGCCACCAAAGAATGCCAGAGTCCTGCAGCTGCGACCTGAGCCTTCGGAGCAAGTCCA gaaacaggaagtgatgctgAACGTGGTGCGTATCCTGGAGTCGGTGCAGGTGAAGTGGGAGCACTTTCAGACGTGGACCGACTTCTCCCGGctacacctttccaacaagctgGCCATTTTTGGCGTGGGCTACAACACGCGCTGGCGTGAGGACATCCGCTACCACTACGCAGAGATCAGCTCCCAGGTGCCCCTTGGCAAGCGGCTGCGTGAGTACTTCAACCCAGAGAAGGCAGAGGGCCGTGTCATCATGACCAAAGTACAGAAGATGAACTGGAAGAACGTGTATTATAAGTTCCTGGACATCACCATTAGCGAAGCACGCTGCCTGGAACTGCACATGGAGGTGGACTGGATCCCCATAGCCCAGGCCAGGGTGACGGGCTGTAGCAACGGGACCTCCAAGTATCTCCTACCGGGGGGTATCCCCAAGACTTACGGCCTGTACGCCATAGGCTACGAGGACGTGGTGGCAGAGTTGCACTACGCAGGGGAGGATGAGGCTCCAGCCTCTCCACTGCAACACCAAGACACTGACCAGAGCTTGCCTCTCTCTGGGTCGTCGGGCTCCGGCGGGCCCGGGTCCGAGAGTGTGGTGAGGCTGGGGGGACGagcgggggagggggagaggactggggcCAAAGTGACCTACTGCTACCTGGGCATCGCAGAGGAGAGGACCTTACAGCAGTGTCTGTTCCAGCACTTTCAGAGCTCAGGCAAGCACTACAGCCGCAGGGAGATCTCGGCCGTAACATGCTTCCTCCAGGGGAATTGCACCGGCCAGCAGACCAGGGAAGAGGGCCTCTCCTTGGGCCCTGAACATTCGGCCATATACATTAAATTTATTGAGGTGGAGCTAGATTTCCTCTCTGCTGGCTCACTGTTGGAATGTCTAGAAATTGCAGTTGGTTACTCTTTAAAGTACAACAACAAAGAGGCGTTGTAA